One window from the genome of Acuticoccus sp. I52.16.1 encodes:
- a CDS encoding glycosyltransferase family 32 protein translates to MGRLRRDNDGDGTETPGAGPGEGRSRTRAGKAGPGRGQRNGAARSGEPGGRVKPKAADPAAVEAAQNRWPHTNRIRAYTVALATGTREKELDISGLDWAAHFGAAGETPRRVVQFWDKAPPAEVRRLLDQVAKICRASGYEHVVYDLATARARIAEAAGPLWTRHFDDAFHPSMQADIFRVLELYHHGGLYIDADMTLVRAIPYAPPTVPLFAQWTGEMRTNVANWFLSSPAGHPVFAFVIEYIGRQLATAEREPDGSFTKTNLLKLTGPAIVARAVEDYLAVHDGEPVAAVMPVAWCHTFVAPARRFLPNPPQYKREGLHWKREATS, encoded by the coding sequence ATGGGACGGCTGCGCCGCGACAATGACGGCGATGGAACCGAGACCCCCGGCGCCGGGCCGGGCGAGGGCAGGAGCCGGACGCGGGCCGGCAAGGCCGGACCGGGGCGGGGCCAGCGCAACGGCGCGGCGCGTTCAGGGGAGCCCGGCGGCCGGGTGAAGCCCAAGGCCGCGGACCCCGCCGCCGTCGAAGCCGCGCAGAACCGCTGGCCGCACACCAACCGCATCCGCGCCTACACGGTCGCCCTCGCCACCGGCACGCGCGAGAAGGAACTCGACATTTCCGGTCTCGACTGGGCCGCCCACTTCGGCGCCGCGGGGGAGACGCCCCGCCGCGTCGTCCAGTTCTGGGACAAGGCGCCACCGGCCGAGGTGCGCCGCCTCCTGGACCAGGTCGCCAAGATCTGCCGCGCCAGCGGGTACGAGCACGTCGTCTACGACCTCGCCACCGCCCGCGCGCGCATCGCCGAGGCGGCCGGCCCCCTCTGGACCCGGCACTTCGACGACGCGTTCCATCCCTCGATGCAGGCCGACATCTTCCGCGTCCTGGAACTCTACCACCACGGCGGCCTCTACATCGATGCCGACATGACGCTGGTGCGCGCGATCCCCTACGCCCCGCCGACCGTGCCGCTGTTCGCGCAGTGGACCGGCGAGATGCGCACCAACGTCGCCAACTGGTTCCTCTCCTCGCCGGCGGGGCACCCGGTGTTCGCCTTCGTCATCGAATATATCGGCCGACAGCTCGCGACCGCCGAGCGCGAGCCGGACGGGTCCTTCACCAAAACCAACCTCTTGAAGCTCACCGGGCCGGCGATCGTCGCCCGCGCGGTCGAGGACTATCTCGCCGTCCATGACGGGGAGCCGGTGGCGGCCGTCATGCCGGTCGCCTGGTGCCACACCTTCGTCGCCCCCGCGCGGCGCTTCCTGCCCAATCCGCCGCAGTACAAGCGCGAGGGGCTGCACTGGAAGCGCGAGGCGACGTCCTGA
- a CDS encoding MoxR family ATPase: MTALPQSIDETEALLAQADYIADRSLATVLFLALRLNRPLFLEGEAGVGKTEIAKVLSAALGRKLIRLQCYEGLDQAAALYEWNYAAQMIAIRQAEATDGAREDVFAERFLIKRPLLEALETPPEGAPILLIDELDRADEAFEAFLLEILSDFQVTIPELGTVKAAEAPIVIVTTNRTREIHDALKRRCLYHWVDYPSLAREREIVRRKVPGAGERLADEVVGFVQQLRAGDLFKPPGVAETLDWAQALAELDQLVLEPGVADDTLGVLLKYQDDIAKLRGSEVQRIIEELRTHSAGSAVTL, from the coding sequence GTGACAGCTCTGCCCCAATCCATCGACGAGACCGAGGCGCTGCTCGCGCAAGCGGACTATATCGCCGACCGCTCGCTCGCCACCGTCCTTTTCCTGGCGCTGCGCCTCAACCGCCCGCTCTTCCTCGAAGGCGAGGCCGGCGTCGGCAAGACGGAGATCGCCAAGGTCCTGTCGGCGGCGCTCGGGCGCAAGCTGATCCGCCTGCAGTGCTACGAGGGACTCGACCAGGCCGCCGCGCTCTACGAGTGGAACTACGCCGCGCAGATGATCGCGATCCGCCAGGCCGAGGCGACCGACGGCGCGCGCGAGGACGTCTTCGCCGAGCGCTTCCTCATCAAGCGCCCCCTCCTCGAAGCGCTGGAGACCCCGCCGGAGGGCGCGCCCATCCTGCTGATCGACGAGCTGGACCGCGCCGACGAAGCCTTCGAGGCCTTCCTTCTGGAGATCCTGTCGGACTTCCAGGTGACGATCCCGGAGCTGGGCACGGTGAAGGCGGCCGAGGCGCCGATCGTCATCGTCACCACCAACCGCACGCGCGAGATCCACGATGCGCTGAAGCGCCGCTGCCTCTACCACTGGGTCGACTACCCCTCGCTGGCGCGCGAGCGGGAGATCGTGCGGCGCAAGGTGCCGGGCGCGGGCGAGCGGCTGGCGGACGAGGTCGTCGGCTTCGTGCAGCAGCTGCGCGCGGGCGACCTTTTCAAGCCGCCGGGCGTCGCCGAGACGCTGGACTGGGCGCAGGCGCTCGCCGAGCTGGACCAGCTGGTCCTGGAGCCGGGCGTCGCCGACGACACGCTGGGCGTCCTGCTGAAGTACCAGGACGATATCGCCAAGCTGCGCGGGTCGGAGGTGCAGCGCATCATCGAGGAATTGCGCACCCATTCCGCCGGCAGCGCGGTGACGCTGTAA
- a CDS encoding alpha/beta fold hydrolase, which yields MPTRERSRAPQHAALPTSPGGGWLGAAAVYGGAALLGAYLFQTRARVRAEHEHPPSGRFLDVGGTRLHYVDIGAGPPVVLIHSGGTTLEDWFISSLADELVPHHRLVLVDRPGYGYSSRPAGTDWSPERQGRALAHLMHRLGVYRATLVAHADAALPAIALALAYPGFARALTLLNPIAFPGGAPASAAAPVPGIPLLAPVARATALPSLARSGLPALFRASFEPQPVPATYAAAFPAGLVTRPAQLSASAQDATAIDAAATRLSQRYSDLDIPVTVVAGSGDAIVDPDAQARRLARTIGHARLIVVPAAGHMVHHSAPSRVAAAIIDTATAPRALAAAPPGAKDTMTPRAPAPSAPPAPSAPPPAAPSRSATAERAAPKRSPAKAKGGGGKRSPARRQTAKRGPTKPAT from the coding sequence GTGCCGACGCGCGAGCGGTCCCGCGCCCCGCAGCACGCGGCGCTGCCGACCTCGCCCGGCGGCGGATGGCTGGGCGCGGCCGCCGTCTACGGCGGTGCCGCCCTCCTCGGCGCCTACCTGTTCCAGACCCGCGCCCGCGTCCGCGCCGAACACGAACATCCCCCGAGCGGCCGTTTCCTCGACGTCGGCGGCACGCGCCTCCACTATGTCGACATCGGCGCCGGGCCGCCGGTGGTGCTGATCCACAGCGGCGGCACGACACTGGAAGACTGGTTCATCTCTTCGCTGGCCGACGAACTCGTGCCGCACCACCGCCTCGTCCTGGTGGACCGGCCGGGCTACGGCTATTCGTCCCGCCCCGCGGGCACGGACTGGTCGCCCGAGCGGCAGGGGCGCGCCCTCGCCCACCTGATGCACCGCCTCGGCGTCTACCGCGCGACCCTCGTCGCCCATGCCGACGCCGCGTTGCCGGCGATCGCGCTGGCGCTCGCCTATCCGGGCTTCGCCCGCGCGCTGACGCTCCTGAACCCGATCGCCTTCCCCGGCGGCGCGCCGGCCAGCGCCGCGGCACCGGTGCCGGGGATCCCGCTCCTCGCCCCGGTGGCGCGGGCGACGGCGCTGCCTTCCCTGGCCCGCTCCGGCCTCCCTGCGCTTTTCCGCGCCAGCTTCGAGCCGCAACCCGTGCCGGCCACATATGCCGCGGCCTTCCCCGCCGGCCTCGTCACCCGCCCCGCCCAGCTGAGCGCGAGCGCACAGGACGCCACTGCGATCGACGCCGCCGCGACACGCCTCTCCCAACGCTATTCTGACCTCGATATCCCCGTGACGGTGGTGGCCGGCAGCGGCGACGCCATCGTCGACCCCGACGCGCAGGCCCGGCGCCTGGCGCGGACGATCGGCCATGCGCGCTTGATCGTCGTCCCGGCGGCGGGCCATATGGTGCACCACTCGGCGCCCTCGCGCGTCGCGGCCGCCATCATCGACACGGCGACGGCGCCTCGCGCCCTCGCCGCCGCGCCCCCCGGCGCAAAGGACACCATGACCCCGCGAGCTCCCGCCCCGTCCGCGCCCCCCGCCCCGTCCGCGCCCCCGCCCGCCGCGCCGAGCCGGTCCGCGACCGCCGAGCGCGCCGCGCCCAAGCGCTCCCCCGCCAAGGCGAAGGGCGGCGGCGGCAAACGCTCCCCGGCCCGGCGGCAGACCGCCAAGCGCGGTCCGACGAAGCCCGCCACTTGA
- a CDS encoding DUF333 domain-containing protein, translating into MSRLLVLVALLPLAAHAAEGDAPVPGATGLANPASEYCASRGGTVVIEDEADGQVGYCHLPDGRVVEEWDLYRAEHR; encoded by the coding sequence GTGAGCCGCCTCCTCGTCCTCGTCGCGCTGCTGCCGCTCGCCGCCCACGCCGCGGAGGGAGACGCTCCCGTCCCGGGCGCGACGGGCCTCGCCAACCCGGCCTCGGAATATTGTGCCAGCCGCGGCGGCACGGTCGTGATCGAAGACGAGGCGGACGGCCAGGTCGGCTATTGCCACCTGCCGGACGGACGGGTGGTGGAAGAGTGGGACCTCTACCGCGCCGAGCATCGATGA
- a CDS encoding DUF1294 domain-containing protein: MSASVVAWLVAGWLAVVNVAGFVVFWRDKRAAIAGRWRVPERVLFTFAALGAWPAILGGAEILRHKTRKQPFRAILYTIIALQFAAIVTWFTLVP; the protein is encoded by the coding sequence TTGAGCGCGTCGGTCGTCGCCTGGCTCGTCGCCGGCTGGCTCGCGGTCGTCAACGTCGCGGGGTTCGTCGTCTTCTGGCGCGACAAGCGGGCCGCGATCGCCGGGCGCTGGCGCGTGCCGGAGCGGGTGCTGTTTACATTCGCCGCGCTGGGAGCATGGCCGGCGATCCTCGGCGGCGCCGAGATCCTGCGCCACAAGACCCGCAAGCAGCCCTTTCGCGCGATCCTCTACACCATCATCGCGCTGCAGTTCGCCGCGATCGTGACCTGGTTCACCCTCGTCCCGTAG
- a CDS encoding DUF2141 domain-containing protein, with protein MIRLRTRLTAIFAVTAVCASSAAMAADVTITVDGIQPGTGNILVALQTEDDFLTSGGAYSVVVPAEADTMTTVLEGVEPGFYAVAVVHDENGDGTFTLGDDAPSEAWGVSGSPISEPSFDNAKIEVSDGAENAATVTISYPM; from the coding sequence ATGATACGCCTGCGAACCCGACTGACTGCGATCTTCGCCGTGACGGCGGTGTGCGCATCGAGCGCGGCGATGGCCGCGGACGTCACCATCACCGTCGACGGCATTCAGCCCGGAACCGGGAACATCCTCGTCGCGCTCCAGACCGAGGACGATTTCCTGACGAGCGGCGGCGCTTATTCGGTGGTCGTTCCCGCCGAGGCCGACACGATGACCACCGTGCTCGAAGGCGTGGAGCCCGGCTTCTACGCCGTCGCCGTGGTGCACGACGAGAACGGCGACGGGACCTTCACGCTGGGCGACGATGCGCCGAGCGAGGCGTGGGGGGTCTCCGGCAGTCCGATCTCCGAGCCCAGCTTCGACAACGCCAAGATCGAGGTGAGCGACGGCGCCGAGAATGCCGCCACCGTGACCATCTCCTACCCGATGTAG
- a CDS encoding PfkB family carbohydrate kinase: MEALFIGHAYIDITFLADTIPTGDDKTIADDYAVAFGGNATTAAFCAAKLGLKCDLLCQQADDWLARMFLDMASRYRISVHGRKVAESSLSFIMPNDGKRAIVRCRDSNFLHPFPTLNLDGIRGLHIDGHMHDAALHYAKACREKGVLTSLDGGSAREGTDELLHYIDVAAISERMCEQMHLNPLAMLDYLRAHGVKTGAVTLGERGLVYYENGGEAKTMPALNVPHSAVVDTSGAGDVFHGAYFYSALERPEMSWADHFDFGRSASAFAVQHLGNEESLPSLDDVEAMRATYAEAA; the protein is encoded by the coding sequence ATGGAGGCCCTTTTCATCGGCCACGCCTACATCGACATCACCTTCCTGGCCGATACGATCCCCACCGGCGACGACAAGACCATCGCCGACGACTATGCCGTCGCCTTCGGCGGCAACGCCACCACGGCGGCGTTCTGCGCGGCCAAGCTGGGGCTCAAATGCGACCTCCTGTGCCAGCAGGCGGACGACTGGCTGGCGCGCATGTTCCTCGACATGGCGTCCCGCTACAGGATCTCGGTGCATGGGCGGAAGGTGGCGGAATCCTCGCTCTCCTTCATCATGCCGAACGACGGCAAGCGCGCCATCGTGCGCTGCCGCGATTCCAACTTCCTGCACCCCTTCCCGACCCTCAATCTCGACGGGATCCGCGGCCTCCATATCGACGGGCACATGCACGACGCGGCGCTGCACTACGCCAAGGCGTGCCGCGAGAAGGGCGTGCTGACCTCGCTCGACGGCGGGTCCGCCCGCGAGGGGACGGACGAGCTGCTGCACTACATCGACGTCGCGGCGATCTCCGAGCGCATGTGCGAGCAGATGCACCTCAACCCGCTGGCGATGCTGGACTATCTGCGCGCGCACGGGGTCAAGACCGGTGCGGTCACGCTCGGCGAGCGCGGCCTCGTCTACTACGAGAACGGCGGCGAGGCGAAGACCATGCCGGCCCTGAACGTGCCTCACTCCGCGGTGGTCGACACGTCCGGAGCGGGCGACGTCTTCCACGGTGCCTATTTCTACTCGGCGCTGGAGCGACCCGAGATGAGCTGGGCCGACCATTTCGACTTCGGCCGTTCCGCCTCGGCGTTCGCCGTACAACACCTCGGCAACGAGGAGTCGCTCCCCTCCCTGGACGACGTCGAGGCGATGCGCGCCACCTACGCCGAAGCCGCCTGA
- a CDS encoding molybdopterin-dependent oxidoreductase, with the protein MNAPVRLRSTCPHDCPSCCALEVEVADGRIGRIRGSVANSYTAGVICAKVARYAERSHNENRVLHPLMRTGPKGSGQFAQISWDEALDRIAERFLDVEARLGSQAVWPYNYAGTMGQVQRDGLHRLRNTKRYSRQYDTICTAMSYTGFVAGTGRLSGPDPREMRVSDCIVIWGTNAVSTQVNVMTHAMAARKARGAKVVVIDVYANDTVAKADMGLVLRPGTDAALACAAMHVAFRDGYADREFMAAHADDPAGLEAHLATRTPQWAAAITGLSVDEIEAFAKLIGRTPRTYFRLGYGFTRQRNGTAAMHAATSIATVLGSWKHEGGGAFHINGALYKLDKSLIEGADALDPTTRRLDQSQIGRILTGDAEALQHGPPVAAMLIQNTNPMVVAPEQALVRQGFARDDLFTVVHEQMMTETATMADIVLPATMFTEHDDIYKGGGHTHLMLGPKLVDAPGEARENHVVVCEIAKRVGATHRGFEMSAREHIEWMVAASGYDLATLDAEGFVDLNPDFETAHYLNGFGYPDGKFRFSPAWSEIPHNNNGPMGPVAEMPRFPDHWEVIEAATAREPFRLVTAPARSFLNSTFNDTPGSLTKEGEPVVMVHPQDAAAAGVAEGGPVRLVNARGAVRLTAKLFDGVQRGTLICEGLHRNKAFRDGVGINMLTGADQVAPYGGAAFHDVRVAMEAVAEPAANVRAVAEPV; encoded by the coding sequence ATGAATGCACCTGTCCGCCTGCGCTCCACCTGCCCGCACGATTGCCCGTCGTGCTGCGCGCTCGAGGTCGAGGTGGCCGACGGACGGATCGGGCGGATCCGCGGGTCGGTCGCCAACAGCTACACCGCGGGCGTGATCTGCGCGAAGGTCGCCCGCTACGCGGAGCGTTCGCACAACGAGAACCGCGTCCTGCATCCGCTGATGCGCACCGGGCCGAAGGGCTCGGGCCAGTTCGCGCAGATCTCGTGGGACGAGGCGCTGGACCGCATCGCCGAACGCTTCCTCGACGTCGAGGCGCGGCTGGGGTCGCAGGCGGTGTGGCCCTACAACTATGCCGGCACGATGGGCCAGGTGCAGCGCGACGGGCTGCACCGGCTGCGCAACACCAAGCGCTACTCGCGCCAGTACGACACGATCTGCACGGCGATGTCCTACACCGGCTTCGTGGCCGGCACGGGGCGCCTTTCCGGGCCGGACCCGCGCGAGATGCGCGTGTCGGACTGTATCGTCATCTGGGGCACCAACGCGGTGTCGACCCAGGTCAACGTGATGACCCACGCCATGGCCGCCCGCAAGGCGCGCGGCGCCAAGGTCGTCGTGATCGACGTCTATGCCAACGACACCGTCGCCAAGGCGGACATGGGCCTCGTGCTGCGCCCCGGAACGGATGCGGCGTTGGCCTGCGCGGCGATGCATGTCGCCTTCCGCGACGGCTACGCCGACCGCGAGTTCATGGCCGCCCATGCCGACGATCCGGCCGGCCTGGAGGCCCACCTCGCCACCCGCACGCCGCAATGGGCCGCCGCGATCACCGGCCTCTCGGTCGACGAGATCGAGGCCTTCGCCAAGCTGATCGGCAGAACGCCGCGAACCTATTTCCGCCTCGGATACGGCTTCACGCGCCAGCGCAACGGCACCGCGGCGATGCACGCGGCGACATCGATCGCGACGGTCCTCGGATCGTGGAAGCACGAGGGCGGCGGCGCATTCCACATCAACGGCGCGCTCTACAAGCTCGACAAATCGCTCATCGAGGGCGCCGACGCCCTGGATCCGACGACACGCCGGCTCGACCAGTCGCAGATCGGCCGCATCCTCACCGGCGACGCCGAGGCGCTGCAGCACGGCCCGCCGGTCGCCGCGATGCTGATCCAGAACACCAACCCGATGGTCGTCGCCCCCGAGCAGGCGCTGGTGCGCCAGGGATTCGCACGGGACGACCTCTTCACCGTGGTCCACGAGCAGATGATGACCGAGACGGCGACGATGGCCGACATCGTCCTGCCCGCGACGATGTTCACCGAGCACGACGACATCTACAAAGGCGGCGGCCATACGCACCTGATGCTGGGGCCGAAGCTGGTCGACGCACCGGGCGAGGCGCGCGAGAACCACGTCGTCGTCTGCGAGATCGCCAAGCGCGTCGGCGCCACCCATCGGGGCTTCGAGATGAGCGCGCGCGAGCACATCGAGTGGATGGTGGCAGCGTCCGGCTACGACCTCGCCACACTCGACGCGGAAGGCTTCGTCGACCTCAACCCCGATTTCGAGACTGCGCATTATCTCAACGGCTTCGGCTACCCGGACGGCAAGTTCCGCTTCAGCCCGGCCTGGTCGGAGATCCCGCACAACAACAACGGACCGATGGGGCCGGTCGCCGAAATGCCGCGCTTCCCGGACCATTGGGAGGTGATCGAGGCGGCGACGGCGCGTGAGCCGTTCCGCCTGGTGACCGCCCCGGCGCGCTCCTTCCTCAACTCCACCTTCAACGACACGCCCGGCTCGCTCACCAAGGAAGGCGAGCCGGTGGTGATGGTCCACCCGCAGGACGCGGCGGCGGCCGGAGTGGCCGAAGGCGGGCCGGTCCGCCTCGTCAACGCCCGCGGCGCGGTCCGGCTGACGGCGAAGCTGTTCGACGGGGTGCAGCGCGGGACGCTGATCTGCGAAGGACTCCACCGCAACAAGGCTTTCCGTGACGGGGTGGGCATCAACATGCTCACCGGCGCCGACCAGGTGGCCCCCTACGGCGGCGCCGCGTTCCACGACGTGCGCGTCGCGATGGAGGCGGTCGCCGAGCCTGCGGCGAACGTGCGCGCGGTGGCCGAGCCGGTCTGA
- a CDS encoding VWA domain-containing protein translates to MNDTAPAPTAPAEPAAGRLAENIAVFARVLRDSGLPVGPAHAVDAVRAVEAAGIASRTDVYAALRAVFVHKRDEIAVFDAAFDAFFRGRNMLDKMMELLSPVVDERRAAEKPRAAAARVAQALKPPQRNEQRERPQEMEVDARLTSSNREILRTKDFAQMSAAELEVARRVIARLAFDADRVTTRRRVAASRGRFDPRRSMRSAMRTGGELITPRLTTRAVKPPPIVALCDISGSMADYSRVMLHFLHALGERRRVSTFLFGTRLTNVTRALTRRDPDEALSMCTGQVADWSGGTRIGEALERFNREWSRRVLSGGPIVLLVTDGLERDGDLARLAREADRLHRSCRQLVFLNPLLRFDAFEPRAQGIRTLLPHVDAMRPIHSVESVADLAAALTAQR, encoded by the coding sequence ATGAACGACACCGCACCAGCGCCCACCGCCCCCGCCGAACCGGCCGCCGGCCGCCTTGCCGAGAACATCGCCGTGTTCGCAAGGGTCTTGCGCGATTCCGGGCTCCCCGTCGGCCCGGCGCACGCGGTCGACGCGGTGCGCGCGGTGGAGGCCGCCGGCATCGCCTCGCGGACCGACGTCTACGCCGCGCTGCGCGCCGTCTTCGTCCACAAGCGGGACGAGATCGCCGTGTTCGACGCCGCGTTCGACGCCTTCTTCCGCGGCCGCAACATGCTCGACAAGATGATGGAGCTGCTGTCCCCGGTCGTCGACGAACGCAGGGCCGCCGAGAAGCCGCGCGCCGCCGCCGCCCGCGTCGCCCAGGCGCTGAAGCCGCCGCAACGCAACGAGCAACGCGAGCGGCCGCAGGAGATGGAGGTCGACGCCCGGCTCACCTCCTCCAACCGCGAGATCCTGCGCACCAAGGACTTCGCGCAGATGAGCGCGGCGGAACTGGAGGTCGCGCGCCGCGTCATCGCCCGCCTCGCCTTCGATGCCGACCGCGTCACGACCCGCCGCCGCGTCGCCGCCTCGCGCGGCCGGTTCGACCCGCGCCGCTCGATGCGCTCGGCGATGCGCACCGGTGGCGAGCTGATCACCCCGCGCCTCACCACCCGCGCCGTCAAACCGCCCCCGATCGTCGCCCTGTGCGACATTTCCGGCTCGATGGCCGACTACTCGCGCGTGATGCTGCATTTCCTGCATGCCCTCGGCGAGCGGCGGCGTGTCTCCACTTTCCTCTTCGGCACGCGCCTCACCAACGTCACGCGCGCCCTCACCCGGCGCGATCCGGACGAGGCGCTGTCCATGTGCACCGGTCAGGTGGCCGACTGGTCCGGCGGGACGCGCATCGGCGAGGCGCTGGAGCGGTTCAACCGCGAATGGTCACGCCGGGTCCTGTCGGGCGGCCCGATCGTCCTCCTCGTGACCGACGGGCTGGAGCGCGACGGCGACCTCGCCCGGCTGGCTCGTGAGGCGGACCGGCTCCACCGCTCGTGCCGGCAACTCGTCTTCCTCAACCCGCTGCTACGCTTCGACGCGTTCGAGCCGCGTGCTCAAGGCATCCGCACCCTTTTGCCGCACGTCGACGCCATGCGCCCGATCCATTCGGTTGAGAGCGTCGCAGACCTTGCCGCGGCGCTGACAGCGCAGCGCTAG
- a CDS encoding methyl-accepting chemotaxis protein: protein MEQVFGRAANPINNVGLPIKLVSAIVLILAFLGGVFFAGNRGIDQIERLFHDYRDVTARDILLSDLRRRVLGGRLAVSNFVAADGDYPLEPAAEGVAAMVASADRAAGTTTGDVDLDVDLARVRGLTGEYAALFDDLAQSEARYRALIAELDANAEAFRVEMEAVLKWAFSQGGAEGNLDVATFEEHALLGEAATLRFLLGNDPAHADAARGEFEEARAAIERYSAANFQRERETKASVAALATFEATFERMVPVLTERTRILNAMVEMGQSIVADVQRLADLQEEAQKEIDAASPAAIEAAKSMTLWLSALGLLASIVVAGVLVVSLVPPIRRVTAVMNRVAAGDTDFEVRERNSRDELGQIWTAIGKLRITAHEALMRAQMIEQVPTPVMIADPNDDFRITFMNTATRQQLKRIEHLLPINVEEMDGQSIDIFHKSGQHQRKLLSDPSRLPYTATINLGGEEYLTLTCSAVRDNQDRYVATMLSWQIITKTVKSTSVFETSVKATMEQMTSTFGGMRDRVHTIVGGVEVTQSELTAGAAAVSQAAGNVQMVAAAAEELASTITEIASRTTRSSDHVALAAKSTREVALQAERLAEASARIGEVVDAISEIAGKTNLLALNATIEAASAGEAGKGFAVVAQEVKSLATQTAKATQEVAEQIAEIQSQVTVVVNGISGATEVIEEMRDTFSSVAAAVEEQQTATHEITVNAQHAAVGVEAASKTIAKVEQLSADNLDAANRLASATTELSEANDNLGRESDSFLQVMKAV from the coding sequence GTGGAACAGGTATTCGGGCGGGCCGCGAACCCGATCAACAATGTGGGACTGCCGATCAAGCTCGTCTCGGCGATCGTCTTGATCCTCGCCTTCCTCGGCGGTGTCTTCTTCGCCGGCAACCGGGGCATCGACCAGATCGAGCGGCTGTTCCACGACTACCGCGACGTCACCGCGCGCGACATCCTGCTGTCCGATCTGCGCCGGCGGGTGCTGGGCGGGCGGCTGGCCGTGTCCAACTTCGTCGCGGCCGACGGGGATTATCCGCTGGAGCCGGCGGCCGAGGGGGTGGCCGCGATGGTCGCTTCCGCCGACCGTGCCGCCGGGACGACCACCGGAGACGTCGACCTCGACGTCGATCTCGCCAGGGTTCGCGGCCTCACCGGCGAATACGCCGCCCTGTTCGACGATCTGGCCCAGAGCGAGGCACGCTACCGCGCGCTCATCGCCGAGCTCGACGCCAACGCGGAGGCGTTCCGCGTGGAGATGGAAGCGGTGTTGAAGTGGGCCTTCTCGCAAGGTGGGGCGGAGGGCAACCTCGACGTCGCCACCTTCGAGGAGCACGCGCTCCTGGGGGAGGCGGCGACGCTGCGCTTCCTCCTCGGCAACGACCCCGCCCACGCCGACGCCGCCCGCGGCGAGTTCGAGGAGGCGCGCGCAGCCATCGAGCGCTACAGCGCCGCGAACTTCCAGCGAGAGCGCGAGACGAAAGCCTCGGTCGCGGCGCTGGCGACCTTCGAGGCGACCTTCGAGCGGATGGTCCCGGTGCTCACCGAGCGGACCCGGATCCTCAATGCGATGGTCGAGATGGGCCAGTCGATCGTCGCCGACGTGCAGCGCCTCGCCGACCTCCAGGAGGAGGCGCAGAAGGAGATCGACGCGGCCTCGCCCGCCGCCATCGAGGCGGCGAAGAGCATGACGCTGTGGCTCTCCGCCTTGGGGCTGCTCGCCAGCATCGTCGTGGCGGGCGTTCTCGTCGTGTCGCTGGTGCCGCCGATCCGGCGGGTGACGGCCGTGATGAACCGCGTCGCCGCCGGGGACACCGACTTCGAGGTGCGCGAGCGCAACAGCCGCGACGAGCTGGGCCAGATCTGGACCGCCATCGGCAAGCTGCGCATCACCGCACACGAGGCGCTGATGCGCGCGCAGATGATCGAGCAGGTGCCGACCCCGGTCATGATCGCCGATCCCAACGACGACTTCCGCATCACGTTCATGAACACGGCGACGCGCCAGCAGCTGAAGCGGATCGAGCATCTCCTGCCGATCAACGTGGAGGAGATGGACGGCCAGTCGATCGACATCTTCCACAAGAGCGGCCAGCATCAGCGCAAGCTGCTGTCGGATCCGTCGCGGCTGCCCTACACGGCGACGATCAACCTGGGCGGCGAGGAATATCTGACGCTGACGTGCTCGGCCGTGCGCGACAACCAGGACCGGTATGTCGCCACCATGCTCTCGTGGCAGATCATCACCAAGACGGTGAAGAGCACCTCGGTGTTCGAGACCTCGGTGAAGGCCACCATGGAGCAGATGACGTCGACCTTCGGCGGCATGCGCGACCGGGTCCATACCATCGTCGGCGGCGTGGAGGTGACGCAGTCGGAGCTGACGGCGGGGGCGGCGGCCGTCTCCCAGGCGGCGGGCAACGTGCAGATGGTCGCCGCGGCGGCGGAGGAGCTGGCCTCCACCATCACCGAGATCGCCTCGCGCACCACGCGCTCGTCCGACCATGTGGCGCTGGCCGCCAAGAGCACGCGCGAGGTCGCCCTCCAAGCCGAGCGGCTGGCCGAGGCGAGCGCACGCATCGGCGAGGTGGTGGACGCCATCTCCGAGATCGCCGGCAAGACCAACCTTCTGGCGCTCAACGCCACCATCGAGGCGGCGAGCGCCGGCGAGGCGGGCAAGGGCTTCGCCGTCGTGGCGCAGGAGGTGAAGAGCCTCGCCACGCAGACCGCCAAGGCCACCCAGGAGGTCGCCGAGCAGATCGCCGAGATCCAGAGCCAGGTGACGGTCGTCGTAAACGGCATTTCCGGCGCGACCGAGGTGATCGAGGAGATGCGCGACACGTTCTCCAGCGTCGCCGCGGCGGTGGAGGAGCAGCAGACGGCCACGCACGAGATTACGGTCAACGCGCAGCACGCGGCCGTCGGAGTGGAGGCGGCGTCGAAGACGATCGCCAAGGTGGAGCAGCTCTCGGCCGACAACCTCGACGCCGCCAATCGCCTCGCCAGCGCCACCACCGAACTCAGCGAGGCTAACGACAACCTGGGCCGCGAGTCGGATTCCTTCCTCCAGGTGATGAAGGCCGTGTAG